TTGGAGCTAAAATCCATGGGCATTAACATGAACTTTGCTCCAGTATTGGATGTGAACAATAACGCTGCGAATCCGGTCATCGGTGTACGATCATTCGGCGAATCTTCACAATCCGTTGCAGAATATGGGGCTAGAACCATTGCGGGAATACAGGACGCCGGGATTGCAGCGACAGCCAAGCACTTCCCGGGGCATGGGGATACGGACACCGATTCTCATCTGGACCTGCCGATCATCACTCATGATCGTGATCGGGTAGAGCGCCTGGAGTTGATTCCATTCCGAGCTGCCATCGCCGAAGGTGTTGATGCCATGATGTCAGCGCATATTTATTTCCCTGCACTGGAGCCAGAGCGTCTGCCCGTAACGCTATCGCAAAGCGTATTAAGCGGTCTACTTCGCCAGGAACTGGCTTATGAGGGCATGATCGTGACAGATTGCATGGAGATGGATGCTATTGCTGTGAACTATGGCACGGTCGATGCAGCTGTGATGGCGGTAGAGGCCGGAGCGGATCTGGTGTTAATTAGCCATACGGCTAAGCTTCAGGCAGAGGCTTTTGAAGCGTTGCTAGCAGCTGTGAGGAGCGGGCGGATTAGCGAGAGACGCATTGATGAGTCGGTGAATCGTTTGCTGATGTACAAGGCGAAACGTGGTTTGTTGGAGAGTGGAACGGGCGGTGCAGATGATGAAGTGAATAGTGTATTCTCAAATGCACCCTCCCTGAATTCATCAAAGGATCTTTCACATTCCAGCGGGTCTGAGCGAAACAGTTCATTACACCAAGAGGTTGCTCGCCGTATTAGTGAGAACAGTATCACACTGGTACGCGATCAGCTGAATATGCTGCCTTTGAAGCCGGAACGCACGCTGGTCATAACGGTTGCCACGTCCGTGACGACGATTGCAGATGAACAGCTGAGTCAGACGTTCACCTTGGGCTCAGCTTTATCCAAGTATAGTCTGGATGTTGTTGATCGGGTGGTCACGCCCGAGGAAGTTGCCATTCGTTCCGCACGTCTGCTTCAAGCGGCAGAAGAGGACGACATTCGGCAGATTGTGGTAGGGACCTACAATGCGGGAAGTCCTTCCGGTGATCCACAGTGTCGACTGATCGGCTGGTTGCAGCAACTGGGCAAGCCATTGGCAGTTGTGGCATTGCGAAGTCCCTATGATCTGCTCGCAATTCCGGATGCCCAAGTCTATGTAGCGGCTTACGAGAGCCGGCCACTTGCCATGGATAGCGTCGCTCAGGCGCTGATGGGACGCATTCCTTTTGCGGGGAAACTTCCTGTGACGATAAAGTAGACGGATGTTGAACGAACGGATGGAGGGTTGCCAGACAGTGATGAGAATATGGTTACTCGCCTTTTGCAGGATGTAACAGAGATAAATGTTGGATGAGTGAAGTGGAATTATGGGACGTAAAAATGAAAACATATACTGCGCAAAGAGACGATCCTTCATAGGACCGTCTCTTTGCTCTATATATACGAATAATTATAAATTATTGCAATTGCAATGCTTTGGCTGTCTTGGCCTCAACTTGATCCAAAAGTGAAGTCATGTCCATACCTGCGTGGTTACCGAGCAGGATAATCGTGATATCATCGGACAGATTACGTGAAAAGGCTGTGGCGAACCCGCCGCCACTACCGTTGTGGAAGACGGTACGGTTTGTGCCCTTCTCTTTGAGAATCCAGGCGTAACCATAGTTTTTATCGGAGTAAGGCTTATACATCTGTTCAATCGTATCCTGGCTTAGAATCTTGTCCGTATACAGTGCACGATCCCATTTCAGCATATCGTCTACTGTGGAATAGATGGTTCCTGATCCGGATTGAGAAACATAATAAGGAGCAGTTACCCAGGCGTTATCTTTTTGAACAAAACCACTAATCGTATGCACTTTACGGGAAGCCTCTCCCGAATCTTTCATGCCAAGTGGCTTCAGGATCGTTTGCTGTACGTAATCGGCATAACTCATGCCGGATACCTGTTCAACGACGTATGCAAGCAAAACATACCCACTGTTGCTATATAGATAGGCACTCCCCGGTTCAAACTTCAACGTTTTGTGGCGAATCTCTTCTACAGTCTCTTCCATGGAAGTTCCTTCACTCCGACCAAATGCGGATGGCAGACCTGAAGTCTGGGATAACAGCATATGCAGTGTGATTTGATCTCCCTTCGGAATGCCGGAGATATACTTGGAGATTGGATCTTGCACATTAATCTTGCCTTCCTCCACGAGACTCAGAATGGACGCGGCCGTGAAGGATTTGCTCAGCGATGCGATTCGGGTCTTCTGATCCGGGCGATTCAGCGTCTGTTCATCGGCAAGTCCGTAGCCTTGTCTTAGCAGAACTTCACCATTGCGGGCAATCAGTGCCATACCTGGATAGTTGATCTCGCGCAGATACGTATCTACGCTGGCAACTTCACTGTTCAGCAGGCTGACTTGATCCGTGAACATATTCACACTCATCTGACCCGTAGCTGTACGTTGGACCTTGATATCTGCCTTAATTGCATT
The window above is part of the Paenibacillus sp. 1781tsa1 genome. Proteins encoded here:
- a CDS encoding serine hydrolase; this encodes MQQPVSTVYSSMFRILLAFILCAGPILGQAGITAAAAQTTQAVHIEVNGEQQSWKNAPLIIKGSTFVPLRDVVTSVQGTLKWDNRTKIATITVGRDKLVHQAGSNSIKVNQVNLATGVNSRTINGTLMVPVRAMANAIKADIKVQRTATGQMSVNMFTDQVSLLNSEVASVDTYLREINYPGMALIARNGEVLLRQGYGLADEQTLNRPDQKTRIASLSKSFTAASILSLVEEGKINVQDPISKYISGIPKGDQITLHMLLSQTSGLPSAFGRSEGTSMEETVEEIRHKTLKFEPGSAYLYSNSGYVLLAYVVEQVSGMSYADYVQQTILKPLGMKDSGEASRKVHTISGFVQKDNAWVTAPYYVSQSGSGTIYSTVDDMLKWDRALYTDKILSQDTIEQMYKPYSDKNYGYAWILKEKGTNRTVFHNGSGGGFATAFSRNLSDDITIILLGNHAGMDMTSLLDQVEAKTAKALQLQ
- the nagZ gene encoding beta-N-acetylhexosaminidase, translating into MSGQKELYQSHLRQMTLREKVGQMLLCGFHGTEAAGDVESFLRKYPIGGVIYFARNVESPEQVERLSSGLQQIARSSGNLPLWISIDQEGGMVARITEGIALMPGQMAIAAAGSIDDAYQAAYISGLELKSMGINMNFAPVLDVNNNAANPVIGVRSFGESSQSVAEYGARTIAGIQDAGIAATAKHFPGHGDTDTDSHLDLPIITHDRDRVERLELIPFRAAIAEGVDAMMSAHIYFPALEPERLPVTLSQSVLSGLLRQELAYEGMIVTDCMEMDAIAVNYGTVDAAVMAVEAGADLVLISHTAKLQAEAFEALLAAVRSGRISERRIDESVNRLLMYKAKRGLLESGTGGADDEVNSVFSNAPSLNSSKDLSHSSGSERNSSLHQEVARRISENSITLVRDQLNMLPLKPERTLVITVATSVTTIADEQLSQTFTLGSALSKYSLDVVDRVVTPEEVAIRSARLLQAAEEDDIRQIVVGTYNAGSPSGDPQCRLIGWLQQLGKPLAVVALRSPYDLLAIPDAQVYVAAYESRPLAMDSVAQALMGRIPFAGKLPVTIK